In Solanum lycopersicum chromosome 3, SLM_r2.1, the genomic stretch ACAAAATCAAACCGGTTGTCCTCGTTCAGTAATAATCTATGAATGTCCATCGTCAATAGTTTACCCCCATCCCTTATCTTCCTCACTTGCTCCTCAAGGAATGGAATCCTTTCCATTTTGGCATCTAATGTCTCATCTTTCTTCGTCTGAAACCAAAATTAGAATATACAACAAGCAGGCTATTAACAAGTTTTCAGCATGattcaaaacaaacattaaCGATAAAGATTAGATTCTTTTCTCGCCCTTCCACCATCATATTGAAAGAGAAATAAGAAAGGCTAGAAGTTTTTAAATCCTAATCTATAAAGGTACAAAGTTTTATAAATGACAAGTCAACCACTGTGGAATTCAGTATACCCCTCTCCGTAAGTAAGCAATCTCGTCACAATTGTGTTAACCATTATCAAGGAGTAGTACTGTTGTGTTTATCTTATGGGCGCTTGTAAGAAGTTAATGTTTTGCCTAGAGAATACCAGCTAAGAAAAGCTACATAAAACACTTGCACATAAAAGCTTAGAGATGTTGGAACTAAAGATTCCATCCTCCATCCTTACAAAGATTAAAATCCAACCACCAACAGTACACATACAGATAAAGTCCTGAGTGAGGGGTCTATCAATAGTCACTGACTGGAAAACACATAACAAATTCCATGTTCATGTAGTACTTTGAATTGCTGAGAGTTCAACTATTACTTAAAGAAAATTCAAGAGTCATAACTTACAGGTTATCTTGAGTTCCATAATTTTGATTATACTGATTAGTTTGAAGTCAAAAAATTCTTCAaagtatttatttgtaattaacttaatatatatagtaaGTGAGCCTAATGTGACGTCCCGCCATCCATTCAGGCCGAACGCCACCCAACGAGGCAGCCAGCAGGCGCAGCAGGCGCAGGGGAGCAGGCTGACCACGCAGGTCAGCAGCCAAGGAGGCCTGCAGCAGCTGAAGAGGCAGCAGTTTCAGCTGTTACAACAGTTAGTGGGGCGGCTGTTACAGAAGTTACAAGTCTTTGAGAGGCTTGTGGAGATCATGGGGCAGACTAGGAGCatctaggagtcctttttggaagacttagaagcttgtcttgtaggcatagtcttaggaacttgtatagtttatttactaactcttaggcagcattagagtagtataaatagtagattactttacttgtaaagcatccaattattttcaagtaatagaagttccttcttccaaagttctgtcttacttcttattttcttagcgatctgagttttaggcttactagAGTTTGCAAGAACGTGCAAGAGTCGTGAGTAAACCGTCTAGTGCCGCACGGAACTTAGTCCGAATCAAAAAGTCCGTGacagttggtatcagagcattggtttATCGTAGGAAAATGACGAACGGAGGAAACGGTGGCGGCACCCCCAACGTTCAGGgaggaaagaagaacaaaaagggaaagaacaagaagggcaATGAACCCAGTCTGCCCAACCCTCCACCGGGCGACCTGCCAGCAGGCAGTCTTCCACCAGGCGACCTGCCATCCGGCAGTGTCCCCTCGGGCGACCTGCCATCAGGCAGTGTTCCACCAGGAGGTTTACCATCAAGCGATCTGCCAACAAATGATCCTCCACCAGGCGACGGACAAACATCTTTCCAGGAGAATACAGATGTGGAAAGTGAAGACGACGTCAGCGACGACGTTATAGACGTCACTGTTGGACATGAATGGATTGCCAGCGTTGAGAGGGCAAGACTTGCTGTTGAGATTTTGGGGCAGCGCTTGAATGGTTTGGACAGCGATGTtaaaaaccttgaagaaaattCCCTTGAAGAAGTTAACATCATCCGGAAGGAGTTGGATCTACGCAAGCGGACTGAATTGGAGTTGAAGGAGTCCATTACCTCCTTGGAGTTCAGGTTGTTGGATGCCACCACAATGATCCAGACCCTGAAGAACAAGGTAGTAGCCCTCGAAGAAGAGAGGGAGGTTGCAGCAACAGCATCACTTGGCCAGGAGAGGGAGACCAGGGTCGAGGTTCCCAAGCCACCAACATTTAAGGGTGTCCGAGACGCCCTAGAGGTAGGCAATTTCTTATGgcacttggaaaattatttCAGGTGTAATCGGGTCAGGAGCGATGCAAGCAAGATCAACACTGCCGTGTTGTATCTTTCCGACGTAGCCATGTTGTGGTGGAAACGCAAAGATGCCGAGATCAAGAGGGGCACACGCACCATCGACACATGGGAACAATTCCTTGAGGAATTCAAGAAAGCTTTCTTCCCCAACAATGCTGTTTATGAGATGAAGCGCAAACTTCGGGAGTTGAAGCAGACGGGAAGTATTAGGGCCTATGTGAAGGAGTTCACAATCTTGACCCTCCAGATTCCCCAACTCACGGAAGATGACATGCTGTTCACCTTCATGGACGGGCTGCAGAATTGGGCGAGGACCGAGTTAGAGCGGCGTCAAGTAAAAACCATCGATGAGGCCATCACTCAAGCCGAGACCTTGACAGACTTCAAACACGATCGTTTGGACAAGGCGAAGGGCAGGGAGGCAAAGGGCAGTCAAGCTAAAGGTGGGGGAGACCGTGGCCGAGGCAGAGAACCGTCGGCACAACCCAAGCAGCAAGACACACCCAAGTCCGATGGCAAACGGTTCGAACGCCGAAAGTTCTCGGAGAAGCGGACGCAGTCCAGTAGAGGAGACGGGTGCTATATATGTGGCGGACCACATGGTTACGCTAGGTGCCCAGAGATGAAGAGCCTTGGTGCCATCGTCCGTGAGCAGAAGGAAAAGGAGGCACAAGACAAGGCGAAACCGGCAGACACCACTCAATTGGGCATGGTTGGAATCTGTGGTGCCATAGCAAAGCAGGCTGACAACCCGGGGGATTTCAGCACACAATATATGGATATCTCCATCAATGGGCAAGCAGTTCGGGCCATGGTAGATTCCGGGGCTGAGGCTAACATCATGACCAAGGCGGCGGCAGAGAAATTGGGACTGAAAATTGTTCCAAGTAACAATCGCCTCAAGACGGTCAATGCCCCACCAACTCCCGTGTGTGGAATTGCTCATGGGGTCGGCATCACTTTAGGACGGTGGAAAGGTAAGACAAACTTTACCGTAGCTCCTTTGGATATATCCGATGTCATTCTTGGGCAGGAATTCTTTCAACGTTGCCACACGATGATCGATCCCTACCTTCAACAACTCATGGTGATGGAGGGGGAAGGGTCTTGTATGGTGCCTCTTATTAGGGTGCCGAAGAAAGACGGATATGCTCAACTGTCGGCCATGCAGATTGTGAAGGGCCTGAAGAAAGGAGCGCCAACCTTTTTAGCCACCATCGCAAGTTCGAGTGAAGACCATGGTGCTATGCAGCCACTGCCACCTATTATAGAATCTGTTTTGCAGGAAAACAGTGATGTGATGCCGGAGGAGCTGCCGAAGACACTACCTCCAAGGCGCGAGGTAGATCACATGATTGAGTTGGAGGCAGGAGCCAAGCCACCTGCGCTTGCACCTTATCGCATGGCTCCGCCCGAATTAGAAGAACTGAGGAAGCAATTGAAAGAGCTCCTCGAAGCCGGTCATATTCGTCCATCAAAGGCACCCTATGGAGCGCCGGTGCTGTTTCAGAAGAAGAAAGACGGATCGATGCGTTTATGCATTGACTACAGGGCGCTCAACAAGATCACAATCCGGAACAAGTATCCAATCCCACTGATCGCAGATTTGTTCGATCGTCTTGGAGAGGCCAAATACTACACCAAGATGGACCTCCGGAAAGGCTACTATCAAGTGCGCATTGCAGAAGGGGATGAGCCAAAGACAGCATGTGTGACCAGGTATGGAGCATTCGAATGGTTGGTGATGCCCTTCGGCTTAACCAACGCACCTGCCACATTTTGCACgctgatgaacgagattttgcATCCCTACTTGGACCAGTTCGTAGTGGTGTACTTAGATGACATAGTCGTCTATAGTAGCACTTTGCAGGAGCATGTAGAGCACTTGAAGAAGGTCTTCAAAGTTTTGCGGGAAAATCAGCTCTATGTCAAGCGGGAGAAGTGCGAGTTCGCCCAACCAAAGATACATTTCTTGGGCCATGTGATCAGCCAAGGTGAGCTTCGTATGGACGAGGCAAAGGTAAAGGCGATCCAAGATTGGGAAGCGCCTACAAAAATGACCGAGCTACGTTCTTTTCTTGGACTTGCTAATTATTATCGCAGGTTCATCAGCGGGTACTCCGCTATTGCTGCACCACTGACCGAGCTGCTGAAGAAGAACAGGCCTTGGTTGTGGAGCGTGGAGTGCGAGGAAGCGTTCGAGGGTCTTAAGGCTGCGGTTACTAAAGAGCCAGTCTTGATGCTGCCTGATTTCACTAAGACCTTCGAAATCCATACGGATGCTTCTGATTTTGCCATTGGGGGAGTCTTGATGCAGGAGAAGCACCCCATAGCATTCGAAAGCCGAAAACTGAATGAAGCGGAACGACGGTACACTGTGCAGGAGAAGGAGATGACAGCCATTGTGCATTGTTTACGCacatggaggcattatctactAGGCTCCAAATTTGTAGTAAAAACTGACAATGTTGCCACTAGCTATTTTCAGTCGCAGAAGAAGATCACACCAAAGCAGGCTCGTTGGCAGGATTTCTTAGCTGAATTTGACTACAACTTGGAGTACAAACCAGGAAGGGGCAATGTGGTAGCCGATGCATTGAGCAGAAAGACTGAGTTAGCGGCCATCTCCTCAGTCCGTAGTGAATTCCAAGGCGCAATCAAAGACGGTATGCAACGCGATCCGGAAGCCAAGAAGATTATGGAGCTAGCTGCTCAAGGCCAAACCAAACGGTTTTGGGTAGAAGACGGATTCTTGCTTACCACTGGCCGGAGGATCTATGTACCAAAGTTCGGGTTCATCAGGCGGCGTATTATCAAAGAAAGCCACGACACTCCGTGGGCTGGGCATCCGGGACAGAAGAGAACGAGGGCGTTAGTGGAGGCCTTCTATTTCTGGCCACGTATGCGGGAAGAGATTGAGCAGTACGTGCAGACTTGTCTAGTGTGCCAGCAAGACAAGATAGAGCAAAGGCAACCAGGAGGGCTGTTGGAGCCGTTACCCATAGCTGATCGTCCATGGGAGAGCATATCTATGGACTTCATTACTTCTTTGCCGAAGTCAAACGGGTTTGGCACTATTATGGTCGTAGTGGATAGATTTTCCAAATATGCTACATTCATGCCTGCCACAGCCGGTTGTACTGCTAAGGAAGCTGCACAATTGTTCTTTAAGAATGTTGTGAAGTATTGGGGGCTGCCGAGGTTCATCATTAGTGATCGGGATCCTCGTTTCACAGGGAACTTTTGGAGTGAACTCTTTGAGATTCTTGGTTCAAAACTTCACTTTTCCACCAGTTTCCACCCCCAAACTGATGGCCAAACTGAACGTGTCAACGCCTTGTTGGAATGCTATTTAAGGCACTATGTTAGTGCACATCAGAAGGATTGGGCTAAGCTCCTAGACATGGcgcaattttcttataatttgcaGAGGAGTGAATCTACAGGGCGCACACCGTTCGAGTTAGCAACGGGCCAGCAACCCCAAACTCCGCACTCATTGCCAACATTGTTCGAAGGGAAGAGTTTGGGCGCTTACAACCTTGCCAAGGGTTGGGAGGAGCAACTCGACCTTGCCAAATCTTATTTGAGCAAGGCGGCAAGGAGGATGAAGAAGTTCGCCGACCGCAAGCGTCGTCCCACCAACTATGAAGAAGGTGATATGGTTTTGGTAAAGTTTAATCCGAGGCAGTTTAAGGCGCTTAGAGGCATGCATCACAACCTGGTGCGGAAATATAAGGGTCCGTTCAAAATTGTTGCCAAGGTGGGTAAGATTTCATACAGATTGGAGTTACCTCCACACTTCAAAATCCACCCGGTCTTTCATGCCAGCGTCCTTAAGCCTTATCATGAGGACAAGGACGATCCCAGCCGGAACAAATCACAACGGGCCCCTATCACCGTTACTGCCTCGCATGATCGTGAGATTGAAGCTATCATAGATTACCAAGCCAAGCGGAAACGAGGACAACAGGCCAGTGCCATGTTTCTCGTACATTGGAAGGGACAAACTCCGGAGGAAGCCACATGGGAGAAGTACGAAGACTTGTGGCAGTTCAAAGGCAAAATTCAGGAGTTCTTGCAGCAGTGCGTCGCGGTCGTCGCATCATGGGGTGGGGGAGATTGTGACGTCCCGCCATCCATTCAGGCCGAACGCCACCCAACGAGGCAGCCAGCAGGCGCAGCAGGCGCAGGGGAGCAGGCTGACCACGCAGGTCAGCAGCCAAGGAGGCCTGCAGCAGCTGAAGAGGCAGCAGTTTCAGCTGTTACAACAGTTAGTGGGGCGGCTGTTACAGAAGTTACAAGTCTTTGAGAGGCTTGTGGAGATCATGGGGCAGACTAGGAGCatctaggagtcctttttggaagacttggaagcttgtcttgtaggcatagtcttaggaacttgtatagtttatttactaactcttaggcagcattagagtagtataaatagtagattactttacttgtaaagcatccaattattttcaagtaatagaagttccttcttccaaagttctgtcttacttcttattttcttagcgatctgagttttaggcttactagAGTTTGCAAGAACGTGCAAGAGTCGTGAGTAAACCGTCTAGTGCCGCACGGAACTTAGTCCGAATCAAAAAGTCCGTGACACTAAGCTAGCTGTTAACTTTTGGAGTTAGTTTCACGGATTAGTAATAGCTCAGTGTTATTACTACAAAGCTAAGATATAAGATATGTTACTCAGGTtttcaaacataagaaaaaatctatttctatTTCTGCCATAACTTTCTCTGAGCTATCCCCTTTTTTCATCAACTCAAATCCTCTATTCAAGAACTATAAAGATGTTTGATTAGGCAATAAAGTCAGCTTTTCACCATCAAAGCATGCCTTCAAGGTTAAATACACTCTATTCCTAGTCAGACCATAGAAGATCACCAAATATTAGTGGATCCACAAGAGATGATTCACTATATGAAGTGAGAAACAACAAGAGATGAAGGCTAATTTGTGGaggaaaagaaaacataacaaaCCCTAAAGTTGTGCAATAAAGCTTGATGGACAAAAAGAACATTTTAGCAAAGGCTGAAACAACTACAAGTTTGTCTCAAGAACCCAACCTTGACAAATATGGGTAAAAAAGTTTGGGGACGTTTGGTTCACATATTGGTTAGTAAGGATTATAATGCAAGAATCCTTTATGATGTGATCAATAATGAAAGAATTGTTATGCAGTGATTATTAGTAAAGAAAAGATTGTCACAAATGAGTTACTTAGTCTAAAAGGGCAATTTATCTTTAAATAGTTTAATCTCTACATTGCTACTACATGTGCTATTATTTTACATTCTATCAagcataaataatattaaagtcATGCATAACTTAATTCAGGTATCATTTAGTACTGCCAACCAAATGTTGCATTTTATTTATGAAGCGataattttttgtgtatatgGTTGACCATACGCTATATTATCCTATGGACCAACGCAAGATTTTTACTGAGATCAATTGTTCCTATACCATCAGCAAAAGGACCccttaaaaatatcattattctATGAACAACCAggaaataacaaataaaactgGAATGACATAAAGAAGATTAGCATGCCTATAGGCAAGGATGACATGCACAGATcaagaaataacaaataaaatcttaaactaTGAGGAATATGCTAGCTTTCACTCTTTACTTAGGGGCCTCATACGAAAACCTAATAGCAGGTAAAAACACGAGAAAGAACCATCTACCAAGGAATGACATGTACTTAAATTCAGATTACTGCTCAAAAATGATATACAGATGGTAAAACATTTTGCCTTTGCAGCAACCACAAAACCAGAATATCGGAGCATGGACATGATCAACTATTAAAAAGAACCCAGTCAGAACTGAGCCGCATACATACAAAGCCCCTATTGAATCAGAAGCCTTAATTATGACATCTCGAGCCACAGATACTCAGGATCTAGTGTTCAGCCTAAATCATTTGGACATACAACTAGTCAGGATAACAGTACACTCTCCAAACTTGGTATTATCTACTTGCAGGGTCCACCAAACAAGATCAACACACAAATGCAATAAGTGAAATCATCATTTCCCCTACCTTCAATTTCTAGTGGGTTAGGTTTTGCATTATCATCCAGAGAGAAGTGATGTACTGACAGAAAGCTTGAACCCCTGATGTGGGAGATCTGTTAGGTTTCAATATCTATCACTTTGCCTACAGTGGTTTGTagttaataaaaacataaaatccaAGCAAAAAGGAAAGATGGCTAGCTTGATATGGCACATAAAATGGGTAAAAGGGTCTGATTCAGATCAAATGTGGATATCATCCCTCTTCTAAAGACGATACAATCAATCTCAAGTAACAATTCTAAGAATTCAAAAACTAATTAACCAAGAAATTCATCGTTCAAATCAAGGCATCCAAAATGACTTAAAGAAATATAAGTTCAAACTTGGAAACGAAAACAACAGCAAAGATGAAGAAAAGTATTATCAGCCTACAATAATATATCAAGCATAGTCTAATATGTCTACCACAAATATAGTTTTCACTTGAGTTACACCAAATATACCCACGGTGTAAAGAATATTTAAGCAAATCTACTCACTTAAAAGCCAACTATAAACAATTGTCTATGCCCATGATTCTATAGTAAGCCTGACTTGATGTAAGTAACCTGCCAAAATCAGTGAAACTGACAACAAAAATCGATTGTGCATATAGCTTAGATCCTTTCAACTATAGCCCATACAAGGCAAGCACAATACGTACGAAACATCCTACTCTTATATCTAATTCCGGTAAATTCAATGGTGCACATcgaaaaataaacattaaaacaaACAGAATGAAACGAGCAGGAAAAAGCACGAATCAGAGTTCCTTAACTTACCAATTTTCTTCGCCTCCATATTCGCCTTTCTCCACGGCCTTCATTTTTAGAATTCGACGCACTCTGTACACCAAACTAAAAACAAAAGTTACAAACACttgtgcaaaaaaaaaaatcacagcTGAAAATAGATAGCGACGGCTACGAAGAACTGTCACCTGCGCCCGAATACACAAGTTCACGcgttttttattttcaagtgCTGCAATTCTCTGCATTGAAGACAAATTATCATTCTCCGGATTCACAAATTAAGAACGGAGAGTCAAACTGGAAACCGGCGAAGATCCCGGCGAATATAAAACAGGATAAAAATAGAACGAGGAGCTTACGGGGAAAGTTTGTAGTGTTGAAAAGCTACTGAAAGTCAGGGTTGATGCTGCCATTGTTTTTCGCCCTTCGATTGTGTTCTTCTCCCTCTGATAAAAGGGGATAACGCAAATGATATCCTACTGTTTCTTTTTTCAAACTTTGCAAGTTAATTTATTGGCAGTTAGACCCTgatgtttttaaaaatgttcCATTATGCCTTTGTTATTCATatttgtttcttgattttcgTAATTTTAGAGCAGTTTCGCAAATATAACATCCTACAAGCCCTCTTTTTGCAATACTTCCTCCGTCTCAGTTATTaattactccctctgtcccaaAATGcgacattattttcttttttggtcggtccataaaaaaatatcatatttttttacatgGTAAGTATTTACAGatacaaattcttttttattcttgttggttttacttaattttaaatagtaCTACTCTAAAACGTTTGAGGAAAGAGAAAAGTGAGTCTACTTCGATTTGATAAACAATTCAAAGTtttcattaatttcttaaactccgtgccGGGCCAAAAATGCCACATAAAATGGAACGAAGtgagtattaaaaaaatacaccttatattaaaaatatgttttttaatatgagaaaattatatataatagcaaactaataacctaaaataaacgGAGTAGCTatggtttaatttaattgtactccatagcaaacgtttgcaaaaaattgtcaggcgcctctctcctaagtatctcgctcgccactctcctaaca encodes the following:
- the LOC101262600 gene encoding protein PLASTID TRANSCRIPTIONALLY ACTIVE 7 isoform X2, producing MAASTLTFSSFSTLQTFPRIAALENKKRVNLCIRAQSASNSKNEGRGERRIWRRRKLTKKDETLDAKMERIPFLEEQVRKIRDGGKLLTMDIHRLLLNEDNRFDFVNEIAAEAKQYVENNRDEYGAKKAILHVLSNRMNDAGVYRSEAYMDSDPFKPGPGYLKDELL
- the LOC101262600 gene encoding protein PLASTID TRANSCRIPTIONALLY ACTIVE 7 isoform X1, with translation MAASTLTFSSFSTLQTFPRIAALENKKRVNLCIRAQFGVQSASNSKNEGRGERRIWRRRKLTKKDETLDAKMERIPFLEEQVRKIRDGGKLLTMDIHRLLLNEDNRFDFVNEIAAEAKQYVENNRDEYGAKKAILHVLSNRMNDAGVYRSEAYMDSDPFKPGPGYLKDELL